From Triticum urartu cultivar G1812 chromosome 2, Tu2.1, whole genome shotgun sequence, a single genomic window includes:
- the LOC125537557 gene encoding helicase sen1-like — translation MGKKGGARKRRKGQDDDDELVNLIFSWSLQDVANQDLFRDKVNTIPDRFFGLKNYLDSFRAPLLEEIRAEMSSALDPQPNGSSPVQIRSLVSLVPKGAKGVKKITPFYRVTVSGRRGACSPCIGDIVALSAATPLRPGSPYCLAHVKDVPNKCSFVVRASKVIEDVTCYAFVVSLLSFIPYARIWRCLNYEAAVERNADLVKVIAGDNTMQASSSGTSLTGGTGVLLTAGTLSPFELNQSQADAILSCISAVQCGGASSKFSLIWGPPGTGKTKTISVLLLAVMTMSMTTKSQSKFRVLTCAPTNTAICQVASRLLALRKQHPNAGAGGCHGDLLLFGNRKRMAIDNDLNEIFLDTRVKRLSKCFSPATGWKPGLLSLEVFLTDPITLKHQYQLAREKNTSTNLPESSFVRSRFHEISQKLSACFRTIMSHVPRDIVLGKNCENIASLTKMLGDFGKLLGGKNAGNEVVRDAFMRTATGEQRHGSGTARALRRSMAAILGVTRALARDLKLPRTRHGPAIKKFCLRSASLVFCTVSGSAKLNEQKMDLLLIDEAAQLKECESLIPLQVSGLKHAVLIGDECQLPATVKSKVSDSALLGRSLFERLGLLGHRKHLLNMQYRMHPSISVFPNISFYDRQILDGPNVTQTTHERSYLPGAMFGPYSFINVDGREDRGRSKRNMAEVAAILKILRSLKQACASAGQVVSVGVICPYAAQVEAIQGRIGDVRAMRPLILRVNSVDGFQGSEEDIIILSTVRSNHCLWILGNATTLSGSGSIWGELVQDAVERRCFFDWDDGGAGASPAISHGARLIGPERGGATSTFDTQLVGCEADRICGALGSLRLA, via the exons ATGGGGAAGAAAGGTGGagcgaggaagaggaggaaggggcaggacgacgacgacgagctCGTCAACCTCATCTTCTCCTGGTCCCTCCAAGACGTCGCCAACCAGGACCTCTTCAGAGACAAG GTGAACACGATACCTGACAGGTTCTTCGGCCTGAAGAACTACCTGGATTCGTTCAGGGCCCCGTTGCTGGAGGAGATCCGCGCGGAGATGAGCTCCGCCTTGGACCCGCAACCCAATGGCTCCAGCCCCGTGCAAATACGGTCGCTGGTTAGCCTCGTTCCAAAGGGAGCCAAGGGCGTCAAGAAGATCACCCCGTTTTACCGCGTCACCGTCTCCGGCCGCCGCGGTGCTTGTTCCCCATGCATCGGCGACATCGTCGCGCTCTCGGCGGCGACGCCGCTTCGGCCTGGCAGCCCCTACTGCCTCGCGCACGTCAAGGACGTCCCCAACAAGTGTAGCTTTGTGGTCAGAGCGTCCAAGGTAATAGAAGATGTAACCTGCTACGCGTTTGTTGTCAGCTTGCTCAGCTTCATACCCTACGCGCGCATCTGGCGGTGCCTCAACTACGAAGCAGCCGTCGAGAGGAATGCAGACCTCGTCAAGGTCATCGCCGGCGATAACACCATGCAGGCAAGCAGTTCT GGAACTTCACTGACCGGCGGCACCGGCGTTCTACTGACGGCCGGCACGCTATCTCCGTTCGAGCTCAACCAGTCGCAAGCCGACGCCATTCTGAGCTGCATTTCGGCGGTGCAGTGCGGCGGCGCGAGCAGCAAGTTCAGCCTCATCTGGGGTCCGCCCGGCACGGGCAAAACAAAGACCATCAGCGTGCTCTTGCTGGCGGTGATGACGATGTCGATGACGACGAAAAGCCAGAGCAAATTCCGGGTCCTGACGTGCGCGCCGACCAACACAGCCATCTGCCAGGTCGCGTCCCGCCTCCTGGCGCTGAGGAAGCAGCACCCGAATGCCGGCGCCGGTGGGTGCCACGGCGATCTGCTGCTGTTCGGCAACAGGAAGCGCATGGCCATCGACAACGACCTCAACGAGATCTTCCTGGACACTCGCGTCAAGCGGCTAAGCAAGTGCTTCTCGCCGGCGACGGGCTGGAAGCCGGGTCTCCTGTCACTGGAAGTCTTTCTGACAGATCCGATAACCCTGAAACACCAGTATCAGTTAGCACGCGAGAAGAATACTAGCACAAATTTACCCGAGTCGTCCTTCGTCAGGTCAAGGTTCCACGAGATCTCCCAGAAGCTCAGCGCGTGCTTCAGAACAATCATGTCGCACGTCCCTAGAGACATCGTCCTGGGGAAGAACTGCGAGAACATCGCTTCGCTGACCAAGATGCTCGGCGACTTCGGCAAACTACTCGGCGGGAAGAACGCCGGGAACGAAGTCGTGAGGGACGCGTTCATGCGTACGGCGACGGGAGAGCAACGCCATGGTTCAGGGACAGCTCGCGCCCTGAGGCGGAGCATGGCGGCGATCCTGGGCGTCACGAGAGCTCTGGCGCGAGACCTTAAGCTTCCTCGCACGCGCCATGGCCCCGCGATCAAGAAGTTCTGCCTTCGAAGCGCCTCCCTTGTTTTCTGCACCGTGTCTGGCTCGGCGAAGCTGAACGAGCAGAAGATGGACTTGCTGCTGATCGACGAGGCTGCGCAGCTGAAGGAATGCGAGTCCCTCATCCCCTTGCAAGTCTCCGGGCTGAAGCACGCAGTTCTTATCGGCGACGAGTGCCAGTTGCCGGCAACCGTGAAAAGCAAG GTTTCAGATAGTGCATTGCTGGGTAGAAGCCTATTTGAAAGACTAGGTTTACTCGGGCACAGGAAGCACCTCCTGAACATGCAGTACAGGATGCACCCTTCCATCAGCGTCTTCCCGAACATCAGTTTCTACGACAGGCAGATCTTGGACGGCCCCAACGTGACGCAGACGACGCACGAGCGTAGCTACCTCCCAGGCGCGATGTTCGGGCCATACTCGTTCATCAACGTCGACGGCAGGGAAGATCGCGGCCGAAGCAAGAGGAACATGGCCGAGGTGGCCGCCATCCTGAAGATACTGCGCAGTCTCAAGCAAG CTTGTGCCAGTGCGGGGCAGGTGGTCAGCGTGGGCGTCATATGCCCGTACGCCGCGCAGGTGGAGGCGATTCAGGGGAGGATAGGGGACGTGAGGGCGATGCGCCCCCTGATTCTTCGCGTCAACTCCGTGGATGGGTTCCAAGGCAGCGAGGAGGACATCATCATCCTCTCCACCGTCAGGTCCAAC CATTGCCTCTGGATCCTGGGCAACGCGACGACGCTGAGCGGCAGCGGCTCCATCTGGGGCGAGCTGGTCCAGGATGCCGTCGAGCGTCGGTGCTTCTTCGACTGGGACGATGGTGGCGCGGGCGCCTCTCCGGCCATTTCTCACGGCGCTCGCCTGATCGGGCCTGAACGCGGTGGAGCAACTTCAACTTTTGACACGCAGTTGGTGGGGTGTGAAGCAGACCGTATCTGTGGCGCGCTAGGTTCCCTGCGCCTAGCTTAG